Proteins found in one Paenibacillus sp. FSL R10-2782 genomic segment:
- a CDS encoding helix-turn-helix transcriptional regulator — translation MSELLDLVGTRIRDIRKSKGLSQEALAEKAGFNSSYIGFIERAERNISLKNLEKIAKALNVGVYQLLTYVKENDELAEGNSSVKSILTLLRTRESKDTELALKILTDIFARIDER, via the coding sequence ATGTCTGAACTTTTAGATTTAGTCGGCACACGTATTCGAGATATTCGGAAGTCTAAAGGGCTTTCCCAAGAAGCTTTAGCCGAAAAAGCAGGATTCAATTCGAGTTATATCGGTTTTATTGAGCGTGCAGAGAGAAATATATCTTTGAAAAATCTGGAGAAAATAGCGAAGGCATTGAACGTGGGCGTTTATCAGTTGCTTACATATGTAAAGGAAAATGATGAGCTTGCCGAAGGAAATTCGAGTGTAAAAAGTATTTTGACTCTGCTAAGAACGCGCGAATCCAAAGATACTGAGCTGGCATTGAAGATTCTTACGGACATATTTGCAAGAATTGATGAACGGTGA
- a CDS encoding nucleoside triphosphate pyrophosphohydrolase: MPTYNKLVRDRIPHIITSQGKECRTRILDPEEYKQELRTKLREEAEEYFEAAKDKDALEELADMLEVIRALAEVHGANVAELDKLRADKAEARGGFQERVFLIDVNEAECQAHYR; this comes from the coding sequence ATGCCTACATACAACAAGCTGGTGCGGGACCGGATTCCGCACATCATTACGTCTCAGGGCAAGGAATGTCGGACACGTATTTTGGACCCAGAGGAATATAAGCAAGAGCTGAGAACGAAGCTTCGTGAAGAAGCAGAGGAATATTTTGAAGCGGCGAAAGATAAGGACGCGCTGGAGGAGCTGGCAGATATGCTGGAAGTCATCCGGGCGCTGGCAGAAGTACATGGGGCGAATGTGGCAGAGCTGGACAAGCTGCGGGCAGACAAAGCCGAGGCACGAGGTGGATTCCAGGAGCGGGTGTTTTTAATCGATGTCAACGAAGCTGAATGTCAAGCTCATTACAGATAA